The nucleotide window tgtttacaAACACATTAtttggttcacattttgtttaaaacactttttaacacaaattcaAAAAGTCTGCCTGTTGTCCTTACCCATTTTGTcgggtaatatatatatatatatatatatacataatccAAGGATCAGTTTCAACAGTAAAACCTCAGAAAGGAAACCCAAACCACGGCATATGCTCATTTGCTCTTCCAAATGTGGTCAACCAATTCAGATTCAATATCCAGTGACATCCTTGATCATGAACAGACTAGATTTCTCTGTGTGCACATAAGTGATTGCAAACAAGATATTGGCTCATTTATAACTCTTGTTTAGCATCTCTTTCCTTACATGCTAATGCTTAATGCTGGACTCTTCTTAAGTGCATGGAAAAATTGGCTGTGAGAGCTGCATGCTCCTGACTCAATTAGCTACAACTGAACACTGTCTATCTGATCTTCTTTTATGCTGTGCTTTGGCACTTGATTCGCACCAATGCCTGCACCTGTCGAGTGCAAACCATCTGAATCCAGTTTAGTTGCCTCTGCAGCAGATCTGTGTGCCTGAAGCTGGATAAGTTCCTTCACCTCTTTCCCTTTGCCCCACAGCACAGTGTACAGTCCCAAGATGATCAATCCAGCACCAACCACACTGAAACCACAAGGTGTTTCTGCTGCTTACTGTATATCGTTTCAAATTTCCATTCTACATCTTGGGAACTTTATGTTATTGGACGttccatatattatatataactggaactaaataatataatatataaccaTACATTATATACACTGTCTTGGTAATGACTAagaaagtttcattttctttccaacctTTAAGTGCGTCTTGAGTGCTATTTTACCTTCCTAGATGAAGAGCCTCATCAAGAAACATGGACCCAAAAAAGGCAACAGTGACAAGGGACAAGGGGTTGAAAGCTGAGACAAACAGTGGTCCTCTCATCTGAATAGCCCATGAAATGAGAGCCACAACCAAGCCTGATACCAGTATGCCCTGCAAGCTCataaaaaaaggggaaaaatataAGTCACCAATCTCTACACATACAGAATCTAGGGACCATTTTGAACAATCTtaataatcatatatatattactcAATCAACTGGTATCATGGAATGCACCATTTGCAACTGCTTTTAGCgtcacaaaatataaaaaaaaccatcCAACATAGATGTTGGtcagttgtgtgtgtgtgtgtgtggtgtgtggagagagagagagagatcatatGTAATATTTGATGGGAATTATGTGGGCCATTGTTTTGACACAAATATCGGAgattaagataaaaaaatatataaatacattTGTATTTTCAAGGGACTGAAATACCCCTCAAAGGAGGAATtaaatgagtttccttaatGGAGACCCATTGCTTCATATGAGGGTTATTTCAGTTCCTTGAAATATAATTAAGTTTcgatatttttcatatatatctttATAAAATAACATCAGTAAAGctagaattttatttctttatgtgAAGTTTGGAATATAATAAAATGGAACATTAACTCTCAATTCTgaacaagttaaaaaataagtCCACATATTGTCAGATACGGGAACTGAAAAATATGAGAAGTCATGGTAACAGCAATGAATCATGcagtaaaattgaaaatttgttcaGGTGGAGCACGTGTTGTGATGACACCGATGAATTTATATTCCACCTGCTTACTTCATTATCTAACTACTATTACTTAGTTTTGATACGGTATAAGTTAACTTAAGATTGATCAGTTGGTATAAAATGGTTGTCACGGGTTCTCTCTTTCCTATACATTATACAAGAGGTGGCGGGAGAGAGAAATGGGTAGGTGtaagaatttaaatattatttaaattgGGCCAAATCCAAATCTCTTGGGCAAAAGGGGTTGATTAGCTACAGCGGCCACATATCGAAGGACGGTCCCTAGTTAAAAGCAAGATagcaagaaagaagagagaacaaAAGCAAGAGTCAATGTGGTTCGGCAGGAAAGTGCCTATGTTCACGACAGAAATCTCTCCTTTCATTCGTCACGAGGGAGAGAGTATCCTTAGTTACAGGGAGATCCAATAAAACGTAGATTTTGGTTAGTCTTTAGTCTTTCTCTTTTGGTGCTGATCTAGTAGATTTTGATCACTCGCTCCCTATGGCACCCTTGTCAAAACCTTCTTGTTTTTAGTCAAATTCTGCAGCCTGCTTGTCAAAACACAGTTTCACCCTGTTGCAGAAAAGAAGTCAGTATAGACAATGGTGTGAAATTCCGGTAACATCAATAAGAATGAACAAAGAGAAATTTAAGGAAATGCGTCTTGTATTTCAGACGTGATcgattatatatataggtaCTAACAGATcattgaaaatgagaaaaatttgtttcttttttggatttagatccaaaaaagaTAGAACATTGTTTTGGTCGTCTAAATATTAATTCACAAcattttatctttatttctttctgaACCGGCAATGTAGAAAGTATGTCTCTGAATCATTCTGGGTGAGTCTAGTACCCAAGGTATAGCACTtatcttctctctctagatttctGGATTCCTCTCACAGCACAAAGTTCGATGCATTGCATGGACGGCCAGAGGATTTcagcttttctctctctctctctccctctctctccctctctctctctctctctctctatatatatatatatatatatgaaacacaCACAGGCACAAGTGAAACCATGTACAGATGACCGTCAAAAGGTCAACGTCCTAACcaagctttctctctctctctctctctctctctctctctctctatatatatatatatatatatatatatatatatatatatatatatatatatatatatatatacacaattgAAACCATGTACCGTATAGATGATCGTCAAAAGGTTGACATCCCAACGAAGCTCCCATGCACATGGATCCCAATCTGTGATAGCGGCAACACATGTAGATTGAATGGCTGCAAACAGGTCCAAGGGGGCTGAGCTCGAGTAAGGGTGCGGATATCTCTTGCTCATCTTAGCCTTTGTACAAAACCTATCACATAAATTGAACACAAGAATTGGAAATTAGTCCTAGTTTTAGGATGCAACAGTGATTAAGCTAATCACCTGGATTATAAGCCATATGTGTTCGCCATGGCCAGCATTGAGCCCACCGCGTGGTTGCTGGACTGATGTTGGTTGGGGCGATGGTGCGGTAGGTGGGTGTGGAATGACCACAGCTGGAGCTTTTAAAAGGGGTAAATGCATTTAAAAGAGCACATAAAGAAATTAGACTGGTAAATGAATAGTACTCATGCTTAATAACTTGTTTAGGTTTGTCGTTGAACACTGCTCTGTTCTTTCtatctgttttcattttctgcatTATGTTTCGCATATGCTAAAAACATCAACCGTTGAAAGCAAGATGGCCTCAAAAGATTTTTATCAGTTTTTGAAGTTCCTCATGTTATACATTCATGTGGCATATACCAACACCTCCAAGAGAAAAACACTTATGGACCATTTCTATACCTGTAATGTGGTTTGTGTTTCAAACCCACTTTGAGGGCATTTAGACGACAGCTATGGCATGTTTTTTCACAATAGTTGGCATGCATTTGTTGAGCATCATTCTTTACAATTCGTGgactttcttgttttccattATGACAGTGATATGCaatttgatgttaaaatatTTGATAGAAGTGGTTGtgagaaaatttgttttaaaCCAATacaaatagatgacaagaaattCATCCCGTGTAATCCAAAGAAGAGTGTCTCTCAATCAGAGGGTTATATGTGGGACCCTGAAGTATCAAGAAGTGAATGTGCTGAGGAGGTTGCCCAGGACAGTTGTCGAAGGtcaagagaaaaatgtaatTCTTTCAAGAATTTTGTAGTTAAGTTATAAGTTTAAAGTAATTGAAAGTTGTTAAACTTCTACTTCATCTATATTTGTAATTTGAAACCATATGTTATTAAATCAACAATATTGTGAATATTAAGATGTTAATTATGCATAGTCTAATATTTGTGTTGGGATCACAGTGATAACCAACATTTATATCTTAGTGTAAACTTGATTTTAGCAGGGTGCAGTTGTTCTTGATATGACTTCTCATAGAGATCCGTTAAAAGTCATTTCAACTCAGCATTTGTTAATGCTTGAAGTTGACATTGTAATCATAAAACTAGGAGGAGTTATTTCTAAGGAAATAGCCTCCTGAGGCATGCTTGATCCATTTATTGCAGTTCCAGATTACATCTTTGACTTTAACGGATCTCTACGAGAAGTCATATCAAGAACATATGCACCCTGCTAAAATCAAGCTTACACTAAGATACAAATGTTGGCCATTACTGTGATCCCAACACAAATACCAGACTATGCATAATTAACATCTTAATATTCACAATATTGTTGATATAATAACATAAGGTTTCAAattacaaatataaatgaagcaAAAGTTCAACAACTTTCAATTACTTTAAACTTATACCTTAACTACAAAATTCTTGGAAGAACTACATTTTTGCCTCGACCATTAACAACTGTCTTGGGCAACCTCCTTAGCACATTCACTTCTTGGTACTTCAGGGTTGCACATATAACCATCTGCTTGAGAGACATTCTTCTTTGGATTACACGGGATGAATTTCTTATCATCCATTTGAACTGgtttgaaacaaattttctcaCATCCACTTCTATCAAatattttaacatcaaattCCATATCACCATCAtatcaaaaaacaagaaagtcCCCGAATTGTAAAGAATGATGCTCAACAAATGCATGCCAACCATTGTGAAGAAACATTCAATAACTGTCCTTAAGAACCTCTATATCCTGGTAACAACCAACTGAAGTGTTCAAAGCAGCACCATAAGAAGAGTCATCCTCAATTAATCTTGCAAAAGTGGGAGGCATGCACTGCAAAAAATAAAGACAGAACAATGCCCATAGAGGAATCAAAAgaagtttaaaataaaagaaaagtctaGTCCAGCTGATATTCATGGTACATAAAATACATACATGAAGTGCACTTCACTTGTGCAAAGTTGCAAACACAACAGCGCTGGCATTATTACATCCAATTAGAGGGttgacataaaaaaataaatcattttatttgaatttttcacctgaaagaagaaaagaaacaaacaatatAAGATCATCCAATCATTTGTAAAACTTGTCTAAAGTTCATAGGGGTTTGTATGGACAAGTTGTCCCCATATTGTATCTATTAAATCTACTTGACAACAGAACCATATTAAAATAGCAAAACCAAATTAACTATGCCATAAAATTCTTACATAACCAGGCCGTTGTTCACGTGAATTGACTCACTCAATAAAAAAGAAGTagcattttttcataaaaaaatcggCTTATTTAGTCACATCCTATCCCTACCTATACATGCATAGATTAAGAACTTGAGGAGGAAATCCAATGAAGTAACTATGGGTTCTCAGTTTCAAGATTTAATATAAGTCTGCAAAGAAGTATCACTCTGTCCAGTGTTTTACTTCAATTCTCTGTCCTACCACCAGCATCCAATTTCTCTATGAGTACATGTATCGTATAGGAGTGGCACCGACAGTGGTAAGTTACAAAAGTacaacaaaggaaaaataaagacacataaagcaaagaaaacaaagacacataACGCAAAAAACTAACGGGAGAGAATAAAGGAGATCTGGTCCACATGACTCATGAATCCACGTAAAAGTTGGTAACGATGTTATCTTCTCCGTAGTAAGCAAGAAACTAAGGGTCAGTTTGATTGTaagaaagaatttaacgtggtaaatttaccattgtaaatttttctggaaaaaaatacaggatgaaatttaaccctcttccaatttgaggccatgtttgattgcagggaagttttttgtagggtaaaattaactgtgtttgatgcacaggataAAATGAAGGAGAGACCTTTTAGGTGACCGTTAAAAGATGACAGAACACTTCGTCACCAAAATTCCGGCCAGCCAACGACGATCCGACGTTCACCCCCAAATCCACGCCGGCGTTCTCTACCATGGCCATGGCTGCAATAGATCAATGGCCTCCTtattccttatttttcttctctctcgctcAATCCCTCTCCAACCTTCCCCATTTCCCCTCTGCTTCTAACCCTTCTCCCTTTCCCCTCTGCTTCTACCCCTTCCCCCTCTGCGTCGTCCGATCCCCTTCCCCCTCTGCTTCTCCCTTCCCTTTTTTGCGTCCTCCCCTTCCCCCTCcgcttctcccttccccctctcttctcccttcccccttccccctctACTTCTCCCTCagcttctcccttcccccttccccctctacttctccctttcccctctacttctcccttccccctctGCGTCGTCCCCTTCCCCCTCTGCGCCGTCTGGTCGGTAGCCGACGAGTGGGTGAAAGttcacccgctcaaaagtccgTCCTGCGAGGTCGGACTTTTGAGCAGGTGAACTTTCACCCGCTCGTTTTAACGAGAAACAGGTGAAAGTTCACCCTGTTTTGATTGCAAGGAATAcgagcaggtgaaatttcaccggCCCGTACACTTTTTCCCTTCCCCTCTTGCGCGAAGTTTTTATGCCAAAAGCAAAAACGACGCACAAAGTCTACAAATAGTAAAAAGCAAGTCCACAAatagtaaaaaggaaaagacagaACATTAGCATAATGTTTATGAACAAGCTAATGACTCCGCGAGTTCTTGACTCATTTGATAAGCACCCaatcaaaatgaatatgatgacCGCACTTGACATAACAAGCGATAGGATTTGGGGAGTCGGAGTGCGCCAACATATGCGCCAGCACATGTGAAGGTGCGACAGGGGTGCAATGGCGTGGTTAAACAGTTCCCCTCGCAGCTTTTGCAACGTACATGACTCAAACTTTGAGTATAGTAGAACACACAAAACCATTCCAAGTAGACCATTTCGTCTTCCACTTTCAAGAGCACTCAAAAAAGAAAGCCActggaaggaaagaaaaaggacacCATCGGCGACTTGTCCTATTaggaaagaaaacataaagaaaaagaaacaaaagcttTCCTGATAAAAGCGATGATGGGACAAATGCTTTGAAAACCCTCTAACATCATCAGTAAAACGAAATGCAAAAACTCACCAAGAAAAATGGGAAGACGAAGAACGGAGAAGTATACTgcataaagagaaagaaaaaaaaaaaaaaagataaagaggaAAG belongs to Nymphaea colorata isolate Beijing-Zhang1983 chromosome 13, ASM883128v2, whole genome shotgun sequence and includes:
- the LOC126410677 gene encoding WAT1-related protein At1g68170-like; translation: MSKRYPHPYSSSAPLDLFAAIQSTCVAAITDWDPCAWELRWDVNLLTIIYTGILVSGLVVALISWAIQMRGPLFVSAFNPLSLVTVAFFGSMFLDEALHLGSVVGAGLIILGLYTVLWGKGKEVKELIQLQAHRSAAEATKLDSDGLHSTGAGIGANQVPKHSIKEDQIDSVQL